One Aegilops tauschii subsp. strangulata cultivar AL8/78 chromosome 2, Aet v6.0, whole genome shotgun sequence genomic window, ggtgcttgatcccagtgacagaaggggaaccgacacgcatgtatggttgctactaaggataaaacgatggggtctatttctacataaatagatcttgtctacatcatgtcatcgttcttattgcattactccgtttctccataaACTTAATACACTGTATGCATGTtgaatagcggtcgatgtgtagagtaatagtagtagatgcaggcaggagtcggtctactaatcttggatgtgatgcctatataatgatcattgcctggatatcgtcatgattatttgaagttctatcaattgcccaacagtaatttgtttacccaccgtttgctatttttctcgagagaagccactagtgaaacctacggcctccgggtctctttctcatattatttgcctttgtgatctattttcctttgcttttatttccagatctattaaacaaaaaatataaaaaataccttgctgcaatttattttatctggtgttcgatctatcaatcaaCTACAATTTATTCatgtttgtttgccaatttctggcgccgctacccgaaagggattgacaaccccttttacacgtcgggttgcgagtatttgttatttgtgtgcaggtgctgtttacgtactgttgcttggttctcctactggttcgataaccttggtctcataactgagggaaatacctaccgccgatgtgctgcatcatcccttcctcttcggggaaataccgacgtagctccAAGCCGCATCAGGGCTCTGGTGAAACGTATTCTCCGGTATATACGTAGCACCACGGCTATGGGCCTCACTTTGACGGCTTCCTCCGGCACCGACCTCGCCGCCTACTCAGACGTCGACTGGGCTGGGTGCCCCGACACTCGGCGCTCCACCTCCGGCTACTGCGTCTACCTCGGGCCCTCTCTGATCTTGTGGTCGTCTAAACGACAACCCACGGTTCCACGATCAACTGCCGAGGCTGAGTACAGGGCTGTGGCCAACGCCGTTGAGAGTGCTACTGGCTACGACAGCTGCTTCAGGAGTTGCTATGTGAGGTTCCCAAGGCCAcgattgtctactgtgacaacgtcTCCGCGGTCTACCTCTCTGCAAACCCTGTCCATCATCGCTGGACGAAGCACATTGAGCTCAACATCCACTTCGTCCAGAAGCAGGTTGCACTTGGCCGTGTTCGAGTCTTGCATGTGCCCACCGATCAGCAGTTCGCCGATGTCATGACGAAGGGCCTGCCTACCTCGACTTTCGAGGGCTTTCGGTCCAGTCTTTGCGTCTCcggcgacgcttcgactgcggggaGGTGTTGAACATGCATATACGTATATAGGTGTGGGTATTGTACGTTGCACCTGTCGCGTCTTTCTCCCCTCTGTAACTTGTTGTATCTTGGAAGACAAGACACCAGACGCACCCCTTGTATCTATATGTGTGCCTAGTGGACGATCAATGAGAAGTATCGATGCACACAATCCTTTCTCCCTAACTTACACTTTTTATCAAGCCTAGCTTTGGAATATCTCGAATGCCAATATTTTGTAACGCCTGAATGGGCTTTATTTTTTGATAGCTTACTGGGTGGGCTGGATCAGCAGAAAATCACGCTCATGATTAGACCCGGCCCACCATCTTACACGAAGAGAAAAGGCGCCCATCCGTGTCCTTCGTTATAAAAACCACTTCCTAGGAGCGAGGTGCCCTAACAAATCGCGCAGCCACCGGTCTCCCTCCCCGCGAGCAAGTGGCGGCGAGCCTCACgctcgcctccctccctccccgcAACCCACAAGACAACCCACCCCCGCCCCGCCCCCAGGGGAAGAAGCAAAGCACCTGCACCCGCGGCGACAGCGTAGCAGCCCAACCGCAGCCATGGCCGTCTCCGATAGATCGCGCAACGCGCTGCTCCCCAGCTTCCTGTACGCggccccctccgccgccgccacccccaccccttTCTCTGCCGTCGCTGGCATTGGTGGCCGCGGGCTCGTCGCACCGTCCcatgcggcggcggcgaggccggCGGCGTGGGCGCGGGCGCCTAGCGAGCCGTCCCGGAAGATCGAGATGTACTCGCCCGCCTTCTACGCGGCGTGCACGGCCGGTGGCATCACCAGCTGCGGGCTCACGCACATGACCGTCACGCCCCTCGACCTCGTCAAGTGCAACATGCAGGTGAGCTTCTATTAGAGCTTTCTTGTCTCCGCGGCGTGTCCAATGTATCCCTGATATAAACAAATGATATACTGGAGGCTGGTTAGGTTCTTATTTCATGAGTTTGTCTCCAATGCATAATGCGTCTGGAATATGCCACCTAGCATATTCCATGGTTCTGTTGTCAATGGATTCGTACATATCGCATATTATGTGTTTGTCTTATGATTCCTGTACGTGATGTGATCTGGGCTAAAATGATCCTGCCAACGTGTTTGTTAACTGTTTGTTCGTAGACCCAGGGTTGGATTATGTAATTGTTTACATTTGTTACGTTTTCAACAATTAACTGTTGTTGTGGACCGACTGTCAATGatttgtgtgtgcgtgtgtgtggtTTGTAGGCGTAATTGATCGCCCTGCTATGTTTTATCATTTCACGAAACCAGTTAGTAATGAAATATCACTTTGCCTGTTTTATTAGATTGATCCAGCCAAGTACAAGAGCATCTCTTCTGGATTTGGTGTTCTCTTGAAAGAGCAAGGGGCAAAGGGTTTCTTCAGAGGCTGGGTGCCTACTTTGATTGGCTACAGTGGTCAAGGCGCCTGCAAATTTGGTTTCTACGAGTTCTTCAAGAAGTATTACTCGGATATTGCTGGACCTGAGAATGCAGCCAAGTACAAGACTTTGATCTATCTTGCTGGATCTGCTTCGGCTGAGGTTATTGCAGATGTTGCCCTCTGCCCCATGGAGGCTGTGAAGGTCCGTGTGCAGACACAACCTGGTTTTGCAAAAGGTTTATCTGATGGGTTCCCTAAGTTTGTGAAGGCTCAAGGATATGCTGGGTAAGTCCGAGGCAAGTGACTGAAATATTGAAATCTATTGTTCTCTGTAACCGCAGTCCACTCTTCTGAAACAATGCTGGGTATGCAGATTGTACAAGGGAATTGTTCCACTCTGGGGCCGTCAAATTCCATGTGAGTATCTACTCCCTGCTCTGTTCTCTTTTCATCATGAATCCAAATTGCTTTC contains:
- the LOC109743929 gene encoding mitochondrial phosphate carrier protein 3, mitochondrial codes for the protein MAVSDRSRNALLPSFLYAAPSAAATPTPFSAVAGIGGRGLVAPSHAAAARPAAWARAPSEPSRKIEMYSPAFYAACTAGGITSCGLTHMTVTPLDLVKCNMQIDPAKYKSISSGFGVLLKEQGAKGFFRGWVPTLIGYSGQGACKFGFYEFFKKYYSDIAGPENAAKYKTLIYLAGSASAEVIADVALCPMEAVKVRVQTQPGFAKGLSDGFPKFVKAQGYAGLYKGIVPLWGRQIPYTMMKFASFETIVENIYKYAIPAPKSECSKSLQLGVSFAGGYVAGVFCAIVSHPADNLVSFLNNAQGATVGDAVKKLGLWGLFTRGLPLRIVMIGTLTGAQWGIYDAFKVMVGLPTSGGVAPPAAGEQLKG